One genomic window of Stigmatella ashevillena includes the following:
- a CDS encoding serine O-acetyltransferase, which yields MGVDAMTLYRMARKLHLQKVPLLPSLLRKAIYYLHSSHIPFEAEIGEGTQVGYGGIGVVIHKATKIGRHCLISQQVTLGGRSGIEGAPVIGDYVRIGAGAKILGNIHIGDFAVIGANAVVLKDVEAATVVAGVPARVIREDPDPLTTYQREMGLLPRAKERVQTPKDSLQ from the coding sequence ATGGGCGTGGACGCGATGACGTTGTACCGGATGGCGCGCAAGCTGCATCTTCAGAAGGTTCCGTTGCTGCCCAGTCTGTTGCGCAAGGCCATTTACTACCTGCACAGCTCGCACATCCCCTTCGAGGCGGAGATCGGCGAGGGCACGCAGGTGGGTTATGGCGGCATCGGGGTTGTCATTCACAAGGCCACGAAGATCGGTCGGCACTGCCTCATCTCCCAGCAGGTGACGCTGGGGGGCCGCTCGGGCATCGAGGGCGCGCCGGTGATTGGCGACTACGTGCGCATCGGGGCCGGGGCGAAGATTCTCGGCAACATCCACATCGGTGACTTCGCGGTGATCGGCGCCAACGCCGTGGTGCTCAAGGATGTGGAGGCGGCCACCGTGGTGGCCGGTGTGCCGGCGCGGGTCATCCGCGAGGATCCGGATCCGCTCACCACTTATCAGCGTGAGATGGGGCTGCTACCCCGCGCGAAGGAACGCGTTCAAACTCCCAAGGACTCGCTTCAGTAG
- a CDS encoding lipopolysaccharide biosynthesis protein, giving the protein MSASPAPASSGSFLGKAGPLVLARLFTAGLTLSIPLVLARVLSLEEYGTYYQLFLISTTLYYVLPFGVVQSLYYFLPRAEHRRPYLGQTMLFMSLAGVVAAGLVFVLLEPVAGLFSNPRLLDYRLPLAVYTALLLGSFPLEVSLTSQGRTRQSAVVYLGSDTLRAAAMVVPCLLGASLGGMMVAVAVFAGVRYLATWAVALRGSTGPLVSGRLMREQLAYAAPFGAAMALSIPQQNAHFYVVASAVAPALYALYRVGCFQLPVVDLLYTPTSEVLMVRLGELEKAGRLEEAVGAFREAAGKLAFVFLPFAAFLFAAAPEFISALFGAKFLPAVPVFRVSVLGVALSILPMDGVLRARGYTRAIFLSYLVKALVTVPLLWLGVRYFGMMGGVVSWALAEVVGKATLLVRVPAALSTPERKLGLRDVIPWTELGKAGLSAVAAGAAVFALRFGLLDAWGRVPEGFFWRMLPLAIAGVLFVIGYMAVLHATGIRPLRVLAGLRPRGTG; this is encoded by the coding sequence GTGAGCGCTTCCCCGGCTCCCGCCTCGTCCGGGTCGTTCCTGGGCAAGGCGGGTCCCTTGGTGTTGGCCCGGCTGTTCACCGCCGGGCTGACGCTGTCCATCCCGCTCGTCCTCGCGCGGGTGCTCAGCCTCGAAGAGTACGGCACCTACTACCAGCTCTTCTTGATCTCCACGACGCTCTACTACGTCCTGCCGTTCGGCGTGGTGCAGAGCCTCTATTACTTCCTGCCTCGCGCGGAGCACCGGCGGCCGTACCTTGGCCAGACGATGCTCTTCATGTCGCTTGCGGGTGTGGTGGCCGCAGGGCTCGTCTTCGTGTTGCTGGAGCCCGTGGCGGGGTTGTTCTCCAACCCCCGGCTCCTGGACTACCGGCTGCCGTTGGCCGTGTACACTGCGCTGCTGCTGGGCTCCTTCCCGCTGGAAGTGTCTCTGACCAGCCAGGGGCGCACCCGGCAGTCCGCCGTGGTGTACCTGGGCTCGGACACCCTGCGCGCGGCGGCCATGGTGGTGCCGTGTCTGCTGGGCGCTTCCCTGGGTGGGATGATGGTGGCGGTGGCGGTGTTCGCTGGCGTGCGCTACCTGGCCACGTGGGCGGTGGCGCTGAGGGGCTCGACCGGCCCGCTGGTGAGCGGGCGGTTGATGCGCGAGCAGCTCGCGTACGCGGCCCCGTTCGGGGCGGCCATGGCGCTGTCCATTCCTCAGCAGAACGCGCACTTCTATGTGGTGGCGAGCGCGGTGGCGCCCGCGCTGTATGCGCTCTACCGGGTGGGCTGTTTCCAGCTTCCGGTGGTGGACCTCCTTTATACGCCCACCAGCGAGGTGCTGATGGTGCGGCTCGGAGAACTGGAGAAGGCGGGCCGGTTGGAGGAGGCGGTGGGGGCCTTCCGCGAGGCGGCGGGCAAGCTGGCCTTCGTCTTCCTGCCCTTCGCCGCGTTCCTCTTCGCCGCGGCCCCCGAGTTCATCTCCGCGCTCTTTGGCGCCAAGTTCCTGCCCGCGGTGCCCGTCTTCCGGGTGAGCGTGCTGGGCGTGGCGCTCTCCATCCTTCCCATGGATGGGGTGCTCCGGGCCCGGGGATACACACGCGCCATCTTCCTGTCCTACTTGGTGAAGGCGCTGGTGACGGTGCCTCTGCTGTGGTTGGGGGTGCGCTACTTCGGGATGATGGGCGGTGTTGTCTCGTGGGCGCTGGCGGAGGTGGTGGGCAAGGCGACCCTGTTGGTCCGGGTGCCTGCCGCGCTGTCCACGCCGGAGCGGAAGCTGGGCCTCCGGGATGTCATCCCCTGGACCGAGCTGGGCAAGGCGGGGCTGTCGGCCGTAGCGGCCGGGGCGGCCGTCTTCGCGCTGCGCTTCGGGCTCCTCGATGCGTGGGGCCGGGTGCCCGAGGGCTTCTTCTGGCGCATGTTGCCGCTGGCCATCGCTGGGGTGTTGTTCGTCATTGGATACATGGCGGTGCTGCACGCCACGGGGATCCGGCCGCTGCGCGTGCTGGCGGGCCTCCGGCCCCGTGGGACGGGATGA
- a CDS encoding DUF4350 domain-containing protein, whose protein sequence is MNNVRTTLLFGVLIAVAAALGLAVQQAPPESTVPSVDNPGPLGLRALYLYLREGGAPVEALRDSLEALPPGTRTLVIPAPEARPVSSEEVAALERFVRGGGTLVLLASHEKKQAQPALALWLELDQGPLLPTRERGLPPDTQDVGGTTLDVWLPAGALHGLNGLRVSRDRGITVGRAEAVPLAGLESTVGLWRLGMGQGEVYVAAGTDLAENRRLELLDNLRFWEALAARGPLLFDEFHHASAPPPPLSRGIWAFALQCLAVGALYAVSRGTRFGAPRPLQPVRHRSSLEYVASMGWLARRSRVERELLPELARNLRQLMLDRLGIPLALSEEEAARMLEQRCGIPAGHYLEAREHLARTLDQRAVTPRDYARLATRYARLEAVVTGRASFQPE, encoded by the coding sequence ATGAACAATGTGCGCACCACGCTGCTCTTTGGCGTGCTCATCGCGGTCGCGGCGGCGCTGGGCCTCGCCGTCCAGCAAGCGCCCCCCGAGTCCACGGTTCCTTCCGTGGACAACCCGGGTCCGCTCGGGCTGCGTGCGCTGTACCTGTACCTGCGCGAAGGCGGTGCCCCGGTGGAAGCGCTCCGGGACTCCCTGGAGGCCCTCCCCCCTGGCACCCGCACCCTCGTCATCCCGGCGCCTGAAGCCCGGCCGGTGAGCTCCGAAGAGGTCGCGGCCCTGGAGCGCTTCGTGCGCGGCGGAGGGACGCTCGTCCTTCTCGCCTCGCACGAGAAGAAGCAGGCACAACCCGCGCTGGCGCTGTGGCTGGAGCTGGATCAAGGACCGCTTCTGCCCACCCGGGAGCGCGGCTTGCCTCCGGACACGCAGGACGTGGGGGGCACCACCTTGGACGTGTGGCTCCCAGCCGGGGCGTTGCACGGCCTGAACGGTCTCCGGGTCTCCCGGGACCGGGGCATCACGGTGGGCCGGGCCGAGGCCGTGCCGCTCGCGGGCCTGGAGAGCACCGTGGGGCTGTGGCGGCTGGGCATGGGCCAGGGAGAGGTGTACGTGGCGGCGGGGACGGATCTCGCGGAGAACCGGCGCCTGGAGCTGCTGGACAACCTGCGCTTCTGGGAGGCGCTGGCGGCCCGGGGCCCTCTGCTGTTCGACGAGTTCCACCACGCCTCCGCGCCGCCGCCTCCCCTGTCACGGGGAATCTGGGCGTTCGCGCTCCAGTGCCTGGCGGTGGGGGCGCTGTACGCGGTGTCACGCGGAACGCGCTTCGGAGCCCCCAGGCCCCTGCAACCCGTGCGGCACCGCTCGTCGCTGGAGTACGTCGCCTCGATGGGGTGGCTGGCCCGCCGCTCCCGGGTGGAACGCGAACTGCTGCCCGAGCTGGCCCGGAACCTGCGCCAGCTCATGCTGGATCGGCTGGGCATTCCCCTGGCGCTCTCCGAGGAAGAGGCGGCCCGGATGCTGGAGCAGCGGTGTGGAATCCCGGCCGGGCACTACCTGGAGGCCCGCGAGCACCTGGCCCGCACGCTGGATCAGCGGGCCGTGACACCCCGTGACTATGCCCGCCTCGCCACCCGGTACGCGCGGCTGGAGGCCGTCGTCACCGGCCGCGCGTCCTTTCAACCAGAGTAA
- the exoP gene encoding spore coat polysaccharide biosynthesis glycosyltransferase ExoP, with protein sequence MRRTEDIDLARRALRGRDLVVFSNDWDGDPLSKVHIMRILSRDNRVLWVNSIGNRAPKANAHDLQRIWKKLSSFTEGIREVEPNLFVLAPLAIPFYGSEMVRGANRELLRLQVKNAMRKLRFNRPISWSFLPASAPVSGTLGEEFVVYHCVDEFSAFSDTNGRHIAELEERLLRRANLVITSAERLRENKAKVNPNTVLVRHGVDFHHFVKACDAATPIPEDIANLPKPIIGFFGLMADWVDQEAMIATAKAHPEGSVVVIGKVAPDCDVSAMKAVPNIHFLGRKPYASLPGYSRAFDVALMPFTVNELTLNANPLKVREYLAAGLPVVSTDIPEVRKVGLCKIATSTEDFVRKVDECLAEGPGPDRTRAERIFHESWDARVEEIRGFVGEAMLKAGRGL encoded by the coding sequence ATGCGGCGCACTGAAGACATCGACCTGGCACGCCGGGCCCTGCGGGGACGGGACTTGGTCGTCTTCTCGAACGATTGGGATGGAGACCCGCTGTCCAAGGTCCACATCATGCGGATCCTCTCCCGGGACAACCGGGTGCTCTGGGTCAACAGCATTGGCAACCGCGCGCCCAAGGCCAACGCGCACGACCTCCAGCGCATCTGGAAGAAGCTGTCCTCCTTCACCGAGGGCATCCGGGAGGTGGAGCCCAACCTCTTCGTCCTGGCGCCGCTGGCGATTCCCTTCTACGGCTCGGAGATGGTGCGCGGCGCCAACCGGGAGCTCTTGCGGCTCCAGGTGAAGAACGCGATGCGCAAGTTGCGCTTCAACCGGCCCATCTCGTGGTCCTTCCTGCCGGCCTCCGCGCCCGTGTCGGGCACGCTCGGCGAGGAGTTCGTCGTCTACCACTGCGTGGATGAATTCTCCGCGTTCAGCGACACCAACGGGCGCCACATCGCGGAGTTGGAGGAGCGGCTCTTGCGCCGCGCCAACCTCGTCATCACCTCCGCCGAGCGCCTGCGGGAGAACAAGGCCAAGGTCAACCCGAACACCGTGCTGGTGCGCCACGGCGTGGACTTCCATCACTTCGTGAAGGCGTGTGATGCCGCCACGCCCATTCCGGAGGACATCGCGAACCTGCCCAAGCCCATCATCGGCTTCTTCGGGCTGATGGCGGACTGGGTGGACCAGGAGGCGATGATCGCCACGGCCAAGGCCCACCCCGAGGGCTCGGTGGTCGTTATCGGCAAGGTGGCGCCGGATTGTGACGTGTCCGCGATGAAGGCGGTGCCCAACATCCACTTCCTGGGGCGCAAGCCGTACGCGAGCTTGCCGGGTTACAGCCGTGCCTTCGATGTGGCGCTCATGCCGTTCACCGTCAACGAGCTGACCCTCAACGCCAACCCGTTGAAGGTGCGCGAGTACCTGGCCGCGGGCTTGCCGGTGGTGTCCACCGACATCCCCGAGGTGCGCAAGGTAGGGCTGTGCAAGATCGCCACCTCCACCGAGGACTTCGTCCGCAAGGTGGATGAGTGCCTCGCCGAGGGCCCGGGCCCGGACCGGACGCGCGCCGAGCGCATCTTCCACGAGAGCTGGGATGCCCGCGTCGAGGAGATCCGCGGCTTCGTGGGCGAGGCGATGCTCAAGGCGGGCCGGGGGCTGTAG
- a CDS encoding glycosyltransferase family 4 protein has translation MRVLLIGDYPPPHGGVAIHVQQLHQFLRGRDIEAKVLDIGKGGRLVPDVIPVQSLAGFGLRLAGFLSAGWTVHVHTSGNNPKSWLMAAAAGVPGPRAARVITLHSGLLPGFLAGSRARRALARAALVGYARVVAVSEAVKEALVDCGVAEEKILVLPAFCASQVKPGPLTAAVELARTRRRPLLAMAHHPSPVYGRKVMFRALRLLADEHPEVGLAVFGPGTRDPEFSRDAREARVAAHLEDLGELDHDEALGLLSRCDAFIRPTTHDGDSISVREALTLGVPCVASDVCARPEGTYLFRAGQAPELAQRILQAIAEGPAQVSAPDAGPVLLKLYEELASSRLTTERPVAATY, from the coding sequence ATGCGCGTGCTCCTGATTGGGGATTACCCACCGCCGCACGGTGGGGTGGCGATTCACGTTCAACAACTTCATCAATTTCTTCGCGGCCGGGACATCGAGGCGAAGGTACTGGACATCGGAAAGGGCGGCCGGCTGGTTCCGGACGTGATTCCTGTCCAGTCCCTCGCGGGATTTGGTCTGCGGCTCGCGGGATTCTTGAGCGCTGGGTGGACGGTGCACGTCCACACCAGTGGCAACAACCCGAAGTCCTGGTTGATGGCCGCGGCGGCCGGGGTGCCTGGGCCTCGCGCGGCGCGGGTCATCACCCTGCACTCGGGACTGCTGCCTGGCTTTCTCGCGGGCTCCCGCGCTCGGAGGGCGTTGGCCCGTGCGGCGCTGGTGGGCTACGCGCGGGTGGTGGCGGTGTCGGAGGCGGTGAAGGAAGCGCTCGTGGACTGCGGGGTTGCGGAGGAGAAGATCCTCGTGCTGCCGGCCTTCTGCGCCTCTCAGGTGAAGCCGGGGCCGCTGACGGCCGCGGTGGAGCTGGCCCGGACCCGGCGTCGGCCCTTGCTGGCCATGGCCCACCATCCTTCTCCCGTCTATGGGCGCAAGGTGATGTTCCGCGCGCTGCGGCTGCTCGCGGACGAGCATCCAGAGGTGGGGCTCGCCGTCTTCGGGCCGGGGACACGCGATCCGGAGTTCTCGAGGGATGCGCGAGAGGCCCGGGTGGCGGCGCACTTGGAGGATCTGGGCGAGCTGGATCATGACGAGGCGCTCGGCCTGCTGTCGCGGTGTGATGCTTTCATCCGTCCCACGACCCACGATGGGGATTCCATCTCCGTGCGCGAGGCGTTGACGCTGGGGGTGCCCTGCGTGGCCAGCGACGTGTGCGCCCGGCCGGAGGGGACCTATCTGTTCCGGGCGGGGCAGGCCCCGGAGCTTGCCCAGCGGATCCTCCAGGCGATCGCCGAGGGCCCCGCGCAGGTGAGCGCTCCGGATGCGGGACCTGTGTTGCTCAAGCTGTACGAGGAGTTGGCGTCCTCGCGGCTCACGACTGAACGGCCCGTGGCGGCCACTTACTGA
- a CDS encoding DUF4129 domain-containing protein produces MLTLTLPLLLASLPCSDLREDAQRLEAIAQSHPDELAPLVRDLEARSGGIPLNPPGDASPDTQAHTVAVRLKEACALQEAAAHQAPPPESQRDRLQAILDRPEFAQARRRNTDLLQRVLRELESWLDGFFQSRGAQSFAVATRAVMLGLALATILWVLLRLRLWRRAAPASALAASGAPSSLELDSPREHLQRARTALASNPREAIRQGLLALLSTLEERRLARPDRVKTNRELAAELPTRGAPLPLVQEVERLTRWYDQTFYSLSPVPTEEATRFVEDVERLHRSPPGVPA; encoded by the coding sequence GTGCTGACCCTCACCCTGCCCTTGCTCCTGGCCTCGCTCCCCTGCTCGGACCTGCGGGAGGACGCGCAGCGCCTCGAAGCAATCGCCCAGAGCCACCCGGACGAGCTGGCCCCCCTCGTGAGGGACCTCGAGGCACGCTCGGGTGGCATCCCGCTGAATCCACCTGGGGACGCCTCCCCCGACACACAGGCCCACACGGTGGCCGTCCGGCTGAAGGAAGCGTGTGCGCTCCAGGAGGCCGCGGCCCATCAGGCGCCCCCCCCCGAGAGCCAGCGCGACCGGCTCCAGGCCATCCTCGACCGCCCCGAGTTCGCGCAGGCCCGCCGCCGCAACACGGACCTCCTCCAGCGCGTGCTGCGCGAGTTGGAGTCCTGGCTGGACGGCTTCTTTCAATCCCGAGGGGCCCAGAGCTTCGCCGTGGCCACCCGGGCGGTGATGCTGGGGCTGGCGCTGGCGACCATTCTCTGGGTCCTGCTGCGGCTGCGGCTCTGGCGGCGAGCCGCTCCAGCGAGCGCCCTGGCGGCCTCCGGGGCCCCCTCCTCGCTCGAACTCGATTCTCCCCGGGAGCACCTTCAGCGCGCCCGGACGGCCCTCGCCTCGAATCCGCGGGAGGCCATCCGCCAGGGTTTGCTGGCCCTGCTCTCCACGCTGGAGGAGCGGCGGCTGGCCCGCCCGGACCGGGTGAAGACGAACCGGGAACTCGCCGCCGAGCTCCCCACCCGAGGCGCCCCCCTCCCCCTGGTCCAGGAGGTGGAGCGGCTGACACGCTGGTACGACCAGACCTTCTACTCGCTGTCGCCCGTGCCCACCGAGGAGGCCACCCGCTTCGTGGAGGACGTGGAACGGTTGCACCGCTCCCCGCCCGGGGTGCCCGCATGA
- a CDS encoding serine/threonine-protein kinase, translated as MSSPPEQSPSNPVILFSAGATSYELIQCLGDTSNGELLLARRRYADTLGSAVIIKRLQEPTNAVERARLLEEFQLIIQLHHPCIAQVYLVRMHEGSPYVVMEHVEGSTLETILSCAAMRGQPLSEQFAAYVVGEVADGLHHAHTLRNRQGPLGVIHRDVGPRNIRLGLRGRVKLTDFAVAFSRMEGRIATVGPLLKGDIAYAAPEYLLLHPLDARSDLFSLGVVLLEMLTGKHLLDLEEVEQAMRGAGPPSSVQSALRCEEQSWVNPPQMAMRMERFRPEHVERATRGVSAPLRAIVTRLLRRDPSERFQTAQDLRNELWSFLGGSGRCYGPRDAEQEAAQVHAEATERHGGAQLPEDDEFPGGWSGPPRKRMP; from the coding sequence ATGTCCTCACCCCCTGAGCAGTCCCCGTCCAATCCCGTCATCCTCTTTTCTGCCGGAGCCACCTCATACGAACTCATCCAGTGCCTGGGTGACACCAGCAATGGAGAGCTGTTGCTGGCGCGCCGCCGCTATGCGGACACCCTCGGCAGCGCGGTGATCATCAAGCGGTTGCAGGAACCTACGAATGCAGTCGAGCGCGCGAGGCTCTTGGAGGAGTTTCAGCTCATCATCCAGCTCCATCACCCGTGCATCGCCCAGGTTTATCTGGTGCGCATGCACGAGGGCTCCCCCTACGTCGTCATGGAACACGTGGAGGGCAGCACGCTGGAGACGATCCTGAGTTGTGCCGCCATGCGGGGCCAACCCCTGTCCGAACAGTTCGCGGCCTACGTCGTGGGGGAGGTGGCCGATGGCCTCCACCATGCCCACACGCTTCGCAACCGCCAGGGGCCCCTGGGCGTCATCCACCGGGATGTCGGCCCCCGGAACATCCGGCTCGGCCTCCGGGGCCGCGTCAAGCTCACGGACTTCGCGGTGGCCTTCTCCCGCATGGAAGGGCGCATCGCGACCGTGGGGCCCCTGCTCAAGGGGGACATCGCCTACGCCGCGCCGGAGTACCTGCTGCTCCATCCGCTGGATGCCCGGTCGGATCTCTTCTCCCTGGGGGTGGTGCTCCTGGAGATGTTGACCGGCAAGCACCTGCTGGATCTGGAAGAGGTCGAGCAGGCCATGCGGGGGGCGGGGCCTCCCTCCTCCGTCCAGTCCGCGCTGCGCTGCGAAGAGCAGAGCTGGGTCAATCCGCCTCAGATGGCCATGCGCATGGAGCGCTTCCGTCCCGAGCACGTGGAGCGCGCCACCCGTGGGGTCTCCGCCCCCCTGCGCGCCATCGTGACGCGCCTGCTGAGGCGGGATCCCTCGGAGCGCTTCCAGACGGCGCAGGACCTGCGCAACGAACTGTGGAGCTTCCTCGGGGGCTCGGGGCGCTGCTACGGCCCCCGGGACGCGGAGCAGGAAGCCGCCCAGGTTCACGCCGAGGCCACCGAGCGCCACGGAGGGGCGCAGCTTCCGGAGGACGACGAGTTCCCGGGTGGGTGGTCCGGGCCGCCGCGCAAACGCATGCCCTGA
- a CDS encoding dipeptidase, with product MSDVNELHRRWCIADGHADSLMWNRDLCVQSKEGHVDFPRLHQAGVKLQCFTLVTRGFPFVGGFPLFAAWRGWPREARSSEWARALWQIDQLEAFCHRSEGRVRVTLSGAALEENLAEGRLSAILGVEGGHALEGQVARIAELHRRGVRFMGLTHLSNNDLGGSSFPMMGNRGLTPLGREVVEEMTRVGMSVDVAHASERTLEELFASPSVRFFSSHTGVRGAGGGWRNLSDASLRCIADRGGVVGIILAPVYLGGDTLEDVARHIEHALQVMGEEGVGIGSDHDGMVALPKGMRDVTDLPRLTEVLLRCHPEARVERILGGNFRRFFRETLGG from the coding sequence ATGAGCGATGTGAACGAACTCCATCGGCGCTGGTGCATCGCGGACGGTCACGCGGATTCGCTCATGTGGAACCGCGATCTGTGTGTCCAGTCCAAGGAAGGACACGTGGACTTTCCCCGGCTTCATCAAGCCGGGGTGAAGTTGCAGTGCTTTACCCTGGTCACCCGGGGCTTTCCGTTCGTGGGGGGCTTTCCCCTGTTCGCGGCGTGGCGGGGGTGGCCTCGGGAGGCCCGGTCCAGTGAGTGGGCCCGGGCGCTCTGGCAGATCGATCAGCTCGAGGCGTTCTGCCACCGCTCCGAGGGGCGCGTCCGCGTCACCCTGTCCGGGGCGGCGCTGGAGGAGAACCTCGCGGAGGGCCGCCTGTCGGCCATTCTGGGGGTGGAGGGAGGCCATGCGCTGGAAGGGCAGGTGGCGCGCATCGCCGAGCTGCACCGGCGGGGGGTCCGGTTCATGGGGTTGACCCACCTGTCCAACAATGATCTCGGGGGCTCCTCCTTTCCCATGATGGGCAACCGGGGGCTCACCCCGCTGGGGCGCGAGGTGGTGGAGGAGATGACCCGGGTGGGCATGAGCGTGGATGTGGCACATGCCTCCGAACGCACGCTGGAGGAGCTCTTTGCCTCGCCCTCCGTGCGGTTCTTCTCCTCGCATACCGGTGTCCGGGGGGCGGGCGGTGGGTGGCGCAACCTCTCGGATGCGTCGCTGCGGTGCATCGCCGACCGGGGTGGGGTGGTGGGCATCATCCTCGCCCCCGTGTACCTGGGGGGGGACACGCTGGAGGATGTGGCCCGGCACATCGAGCATGCGTTGCAGGTGATGGGGGAGGAGGGCGTCGGCATTGGCTCGGACCACGATGGGATGGTGGCGCTGCCCAAGGGCATGCGGGACGTGACGGACCTGCCCCGCCTCACCGAGGTGCTGCTGCGGTGCCACCCCGAGGCCCGGGTGGAGCGGATTCTCGGGGGGAACTTCCGGCGGTTCTTCCGGGAGACGCTCGGCGGTTGA